Proteins encoded in a region of the Triticum dicoccoides isolate Atlit2015 ecotype Zavitan chromosome 3A, WEW_v2.0, whole genome shotgun sequence genome:
- the LOC119268179 gene encoding uncharacterized protein LOC119268179 isoform X1, with protein sequence MFSVMDAVIRAPQADTVQGPNDLAVLASSAVLVSVTLEHRRSPCLCPSFSSSHSLASVSPSNFSLMPREPPPASPDFAALASDPSIFSVPRLSASCRPCCHWTAPLQVATLPLAPDLCSSRACFDTAATAAFCYRRSPRHGLASGQNHLPSMPLAWIQPSPKPSAADDLHLPASHLGPRHLLVSLLHEQDDGRLIDPDAPVDREVDWATTMSWLQGPAPSFTLPSPWAARFAGLFH encoded by the coding sequence ATGTTCTCCGTTATGGATGCTGTCATCCGAGCTCCTCAAGCCGACACCGTCCAGGGTCCCAACGACCTCGCCGTCCTGGCCTCCTCTGCCGTGCTGGTGAGCGTGACGCTGGAGCATCGCAGGTCGCCGTGCCTCTGCccatccttctcctcctctcattcCCTCGCGTCTGTCTCTCCCTCTAATTTCTCTCTTATGCCCAGGGAGCCACCACCCGCGTCGCCGGATTTCGCTGCCTTAGCCTCGGATCCGTCCATCTTCTCCGTTCCTCGCCTCTCCGCCTCCTGCCGTCCCTGTTGCCATTGGACTGCGCCGCTGCAGGTAGCCACCTTGCCGCTCGCGCCGGACCTTTGCTCCTCGCGAGCCTGTTTTGACACAGCCGCTACTGCCGCCTTCTGCTACAGGAGGTCGCCCCGTCACGGCCTTGCCTCCGGCCAGAACCACCTGCCCTCGATGCCTCTTGCTTGGATCCAGCCGTCCCCGAAGCCAAGTGCCGCCGATGACCTCCATCTCCCTGCATCGCACCTAGGCCCGCGCCACCTCCTTGTTTCGCTCTTGCACGAGCAAGACGACGGGCGCCTGATCGATCCGGATGCACCGGTTGACCGCGAGGTCGACTGGGCCACGACCATGTCGTGGCTGCAAGGCCCAGCGCCCTCCTTTACTTTGCCATCGCCGTGGGCCGCCAGATTCGCCGGCCTGTTCCActga